The following proteins come from a genomic window of Aphelocoma coerulescens isolate FSJ_1873_10779 chromosome 18, UR_Acoe_1.0, whole genome shotgun sequence:
- the FADS6 gene encoding fatty acid desaturase 6 isoform X1 — MASAGRATEPGLAEMPLEDGDPARPRGRQVNGEVSGTPRLRGMGDPSLRGTTAPGGSRTEMMAEGWEWGPALGDGDVTPGGPPERAGQPEEALMTELSELVQKVVKSSSWWERHGVDISILACSFLLLPAGFLCLRSAQAIPFLVGVLTLGVVHHTLTVKGSHLASHNALTESKSWGKVWAIFFIELCSSFTVEQATYNHVKIHHGYTNVIGLGDSSTWKLPFLNRYVYMFIAPLAVPILTPLVALDLLRNVEWKAALRTLCCMFLGFYCHYWLLLHVSGFQSPWSALLCMLLTRSLLAHPYIHVNIFQHIGLPMFAADRKPKRIHLMSLGVLNLPRNALLDWSFGHSLISCHVEHHLFPSLSDNMCLKIKPIVSQYLKQKKLPYNEDTYSSRLRLFLQRYEELMVHAPPITELVGIQ, encoded by the exons ATGGCCAGCGCCGGGAGAGCCACCGAGCCAGGGCTGGC GGAGATGCCGCTGGAGGATGGGGACCCGGCGAGGCCGAGGGGACGGCAGGTCAACGGTGAGGTCAGCGGTACCCCCCGGCTCAGGGGGATGGGGGACCCCTCGCTCCGCGGCACGACAGCACctgggggcagcaggacagagatGATGGCAGAGGGCTGGGAGTGGGGGCCAGCACTGGGTGACGGGGACGTGACCCCCGGGGGACCCCCAGAGCGAGCAGGGCAGCCCGAGGAAGCCCTGATGACCGAGCTCTCGGAGCTGGTGCAGAAGGTGgtgaagagcagcagctggtgggAACGGCACGGCGTGGACATCAGCATCCTTGCCTGcagcttcctcctgctcccagcag GATTCTTGTGCCTGCGGTCAGCCCAGGCCATCCCTTTCTTGGTGGGTGTCCTCACCCTTGGCGTGGTGCATCACACCCTCACCGTCAAGGGCAGCCACCTGGCCAGCCACAATGCCTTGACTGAGTCCAAGTCCTGGGGCAAAGTGTGGGCTATCTTCTTCATTGAG ctctgctcatcTTTCACAGTTGAGCAGGCCACCTACAACCATGTGAAGATCCACCACGGCTACACCAACGTCATCGGCCTGGGGGACTCCAGCACCTGGAAACTTCCTTTCCTGAACCGCTACGTTTACATGTTCATCGCGCCCCTCGCAGTGCCCATCCTAACCCCTCTGGTTGCACTTG ATTTATTGAGGAATGTGGAGTGGAAAGCAGCTCTCCGGACCCTCTGCTGCATGTTTCTGGGGTTTTACTGCCATTACTGGCTCCTGCTCCACGTCTCAGGCTTCCAGTCACCGTGGTCCGCCCTGCTCTGCATGCTGCTCACCCGCTCCCTCCTGGCCCATCCCTACATCCATGTCAACATATTCCAG CACATCGGCCTCCCCATGTTCGCGGCCGACCGCAAACCCAAGAGGATCCACCTCATGAGCCTGGGTGTCCTCAACCTGCCCCGCAACGCCCTCCTTGACTGGTCCTTCGGCCACTCGCTCATCAGCTGCCACGTGGAGCATCACCTCTTCCCCAGCCTCTCTGACAACATGTGCCTGAAG ATCAAACCCATCGTCTCCCAGTACCTGAAGCAGAAGAAGCTGCCCTACAACGAGGACACCTACAGCTCCAGGCTCCGGCTCTTCCTCCAGAGATACGAGGAGCTGATGGTCCACGCTCCCCCCATAACGGAGCTGGTGGGCATCCAGTGA
- the FADS6 gene encoding fatty acid desaturase 6 isoform X2, which yields MPLEDGDPARPRGRQVNGEVSGTPRLRGMGDPSLRGTTAPGGSRTEMMAEGWEWGPALGDGDVTPGGPPERAGQPEEALMTELSELVQKVVKSSSWWERHGVDISILACSFLLLPAGFLCLRSAQAIPFLVGVLTLGVVHHTLTVKGSHLASHNALTESKSWGKVWAIFFIELCSSFTVEQATYNHVKIHHGYTNVIGLGDSSTWKLPFLNRYVYMFIAPLAVPILTPLVALDLLRNVEWKAALRTLCCMFLGFYCHYWLLLHVSGFQSPWSALLCMLLTRSLLAHPYIHVNIFQHIGLPMFAADRKPKRIHLMSLGVLNLPRNALLDWSFGHSLISCHVEHHLFPSLSDNMCLKIKPIVSQYLKQKKLPYNEDTYSSRLRLFLQRYEELMVHAPPITELVGIQ from the exons ATGCCGCTGGAGGATGGGGACCCGGCGAGGCCGAGGGGACGGCAGGTCAACGGTGAGGTCAGCGGTACCCCCCGGCTCAGGGGGATGGGGGACCCCTCGCTCCGCGGCACGACAGCACctgggggcagcaggacagagatGATGGCAGAGGGCTGGGAGTGGGGGCCAGCACTGGGTGACGGGGACGTGACCCCCGGGGGACCCCCAGAGCGAGCAGGGCAGCCCGAGGAAGCCCTGATGACCGAGCTCTCGGAGCTGGTGCAGAAGGTGgtgaagagcagcagctggtgggAACGGCACGGCGTGGACATCAGCATCCTTGCCTGcagcttcctcctgctcccagcag GATTCTTGTGCCTGCGGTCAGCCCAGGCCATCCCTTTCTTGGTGGGTGTCCTCACCCTTGGCGTGGTGCATCACACCCTCACCGTCAAGGGCAGCCACCTGGCCAGCCACAATGCCTTGACTGAGTCCAAGTCCTGGGGCAAAGTGTGGGCTATCTTCTTCATTGAG ctctgctcatcTTTCACAGTTGAGCAGGCCACCTACAACCATGTGAAGATCCACCACGGCTACACCAACGTCATCGGCCTGGGGGACTCCAGCACCTGGAAACTTCCTTTCCTGAACCGCTACGTTTACATGTTCATCGCGCCCCTCGCAGTGCCCATCCTAACCCCTCTGGTTGCACTTG ATTTATTGAGGAATGTGGAGTGGAAAGCAGCTCTCCGGACCCTCTGCTGCATGTTTCTGGGGTTTTACTGCCATTACTGGCTCCTGCTCCACGTCTCAGGCTTCCAGTCACCGTGGTCCGCCCTGCTCTGCATGCTGCTCACCCGCTCCCTCCTGGCCCATCCCTACATCCATGTCAACATATTCCAG CACATCGGCCTCCCCATGTTCGCGGCCGACCGCAAACCCAAGAGGATCCACCTCATGAGCCTGGGTGTCCTCAACCTGCCCCGCAACGCCCTCCTTGACTGGTCCTTCGGCCACTCGCTCATCAGCTGCCACGTGGAGCATCACCTCTTCCCCAGCCTCTCTGACAACATGTGCCTGAAG ATCAAACCCATCGTCTCCCAGTACCTGAAGCAGAAGAAGCTGCCCTACAACGAGGACACCTACAGCTCCAGGCTCCGGCTCTTCCTCCAGAGATACGAGGAGCTGATGGTCCACGCTCCCCCCATAACGGAGCTGGTGGGCATCCAGTGA
- the FADS6 gene encoding fatty acid desaturase 6 isoform X3 — protein sequence MASAGRATEPGLAREMPLEDGDPARPRGRQVNGEVSGTPRLRGMGDPSLRGTTAPGGSRTEMMAEGWEWGPALGDGDVTPGGPPERAGQPEEALMTELSELVQKVVKSSSWWERHGVDISILACSFLLLPAGFLCLRSAQAIPFLVGVLTLGVVHHTLTVKGSHLASHNALTESKSWGKVWAIFFIELCSSFTVEQATYNHVKIHHGYTNVIGLGDSSTWKLPFLNRYVYMFIAPLAVPILTPLVALDLLRNVEWKAALRTLCCMFLGFYCHYWLLLHVSGFQSPWSALLCMLLTRSLLAHPYIHVNIFQHIGLPMFAADRKPKRIHLMSLGVLNLPRNALLDWSFGHSLISCHVEHHLFPSLSDNMCLKIKPIVSQYLKQKKLPYNEDTYSSRLRLFLQRYEELMVHAPPITELVGIQ from the exons ATGGCCAGCGCCGGGAGAGCCACCGAGCCAGGGCTGGC CAGGGAGATGCCGCTGGAGGATGGGGACCCGGCGAGGCCGAGGGGACGGCAGGTCAACGGTGAGGTCAGCGGTACCCCCCGGCTCAGGGGGATGGGGGACCCCTCGCTCCGCGGCACGACAGCACctgggggcagcaggacagagatGATGGCAGAGGGCTGGGAGTGGGGGCCAGCACTGGGTGACGGGGACGTGACCCCCGGGGGACCCCCAGAGCGAGCAGGGCAGCCCGAGGAAGCCCTGATGACCGAGCTCTCGGAGCTGGTGCAGAAGGTGgtgaagagcagcagctggtgggAACGGCACGGCGTGGACATCAGCATCCTTGCCTGcagcttcctcctgctcccagcag GATTCTTGTGCCTGCGGTCAGCCCAGGCCATCCCTTTCTTGGTGGGTGTCCTCACCCTTGGCGTGGTGCATCACACCCTCACCGTCAAGGGCAGCCACCTGGCCAGCCACAATGCCTTGACTGAGTCCAAGTCCTGGGGCAAAGTGTGGGCTATCTTCTTCATTGAG ctctgctcatcTTTCACAGTTGAGCAGGCCACCTACAACCATGTGAAGATCCACCACGGCTACACCAACGTCATCGGCCTGGGGGACTCCAGCACCTGGAAACTTCCTTTCCTGAACCGCTACGTTTACATGTTCATCGCGCCCCTCGCAGTGCCCATCCTAACCCCTCTGGTTGCACTTG ATTTATTGAGGAATGTGGAGTGGAAAGCAGCTCTCCGGACCCTCTGCTGCATGTTTCTGGGGTTTTACTGCCATTACTGGCTCCTGCTCCACGTCTCAGGCTTCCAGTCACCGTGGTCCGCCCTGCTCTGCATGCTGCTCACCCGCTCCCTCCTGGCCCATCCCTACATCCATGTCAACATATTCCAG CACATCGGCCTCCCCATGTTCGCGGCCGACCGCAAACCCAAGAGGATCCACCTCATGAGCCTGGGTGTCCTCAACCTGCCCCGCAACGCCCTCCTTGACTGGTCCTTCGGCCACTCGCTCATCAGCTGCCACGTGGAGCATCACCTCTTCCCCAGCCTCTCTGACAACATGTGCCTGAAG ATCAAACCCATCGTCTCCCAGTACCTGAAGCAGAAGAAGCTGCCCTACAACGAGGACACCTACAGCTCCAGGCTCCGGCTCTTCCTCCAGAGATACGAGGAGCTGATGGTCCACGCTCCCCCCATAACGGAGCTGGTGGGCATCCAGTGA